Proteins from a genomic interval of Pseudomonas asplenii:
- the lon gene encoding endopeptidase La, producing the protein MKTTIELPLLPLRDVVVYPHMVIPLFVGREKSIEALEAAMTGDKQILLLAQRNPADDDPGEDALYRVGTVATVLQLLKLPDGTVKVLVEGEQRGTVEHFSEVDGHCRAQVTLIEETEAPDRESEVFVRSLLSQFEQYVQLGKKVPAEVLSSLNSIDEPSRLVDTMAAHMALKIEQKQDILEIIELPARVEHVLALLDAEIDLLQVEKRIRGRVKKQMERSQREYYLNEQMKAIQKELGDGDEGHNEIEELKKRIDDAGLPKDALTKAQAELNKLKQMSPMSAEATVVRSYLDWLVQVPWKAQSKVRLDLKRAEDILDADHYGLDEVKERILEYLAVQKRVKKIRGPVLCLVGPPGVGKTSLAESIANATNRKFVRMALGGVRDEAEIRGHRRTYIGSMPGRLIQKMTKVGVRNPLFLLDEIDKMGSDMRGDPASALLEVLDPEQNHNFNDHYLEVDYDLSDVMFLCTSNSMNIPPALLDRMEVIRLPGYTEDEKINIATKYLSPKQIEANGLKKGELEFEDEAIRDIIRYYTREAGVRGLERQIAKVCRKAVKEHAVEKRFSVKITSDLLEHFLGVRKFRYGLAEQQDQVGQVTGLAWTQVGGELLTIEAAVVPGKGQLIKTGSLGDVMVESITAAQTVVRSRAKSLGIPLDFHEKRDTHIHMPEGATPKDGPSAGVGMCTALVSALTGIPVRADVAMTGEITLRGQVLAIGGLKEKLLAAHRGGIKTVIIPEENVRDLKEIPDNIKQDLQIKPVKWIDEVLQIALQYAPEPLPDVVPEIVAKDEKRDADSKERISTH; encoded by the coding sequence ATGAAGACGACCATCGAATTGCCTCTCCTGCCATTGCGTGATGTCGTGGTGTATCCGCACATGGTTATCCCGCTGTTCGTGGGGCGCGAGAAGTCTATCGAAGCCCTCGAGGCCGCGATGACGGGCGACAAGCAGATCCTGCTGCTGGCTCAGCGTAATCCTGCCGATGATGATCCGGGCGAAGATGCCCTGTATCGGGTCGGTACCGTAGCGACCGTCCTGCAACTGCTCAAGCTGCCTGATGGCACCGTCAAGGTGCTGGTGGAAGGTGAGCAACGCGGTACGGTCGAGCATTTTAGCGAAGTCGATGGCCATTGCCGCGCGCAAGTGACGCTGATCGAGGAAACCGAGGCGCCGGATCGCGAATCCGAAGTGTTCGTGCGCAGTCTGTTGTCGCAGTTCGAGCAATACGTACAGCTGGGCAAGAAGGTTCCCGCCGAAGTCCTGTCCTCGCTCAACAGCATTGATGAGCCGAGCCGCCTGGTCGACACCATGGCCGCGCACATGGCCCTGAAAATCGAGCAGAAACAGGACATTCTCGAAATCATCGAGCTGCCTGCCCGTGTCGAGCACGTGCTGGCGCTGCTGGATGCCGAAATCGACCTGCTGCAGGTTGAAAAGCGCATCCGTGGTCGCGTCAAGAAACAAATGGAGCGCAGCCAGCGCGAGTACTACCTGAATGAGCAGATGAAGGCCATTCAGAAAGAGCTGGGCGATGGCGACGAAGGCCATAACGAAATCGAAGAGTTGAAAAAACGCATCGATGACGCCGGCCTGCCCAAGGATGCCCTGACCAAGGCCCAGGCCGAGCTGAACAAGCTCAAGCAGATGTCGCCGATGTCCGCCGAGGCCACTGTGGTGCGTTCCTACCTCGACTGGCTGGTGCAGGTACCGTGGAAGGCCCAGAGCAAGGTTCGCCTGGATCTCAAGCGCGCCGAAGACATCCTCGATGCCGACCACTATGGTCTGGATGAGGTCAAGGAACGGATTCTCGAGTATCTCGCCGTACAGAAACGCGTGAAGAAGATCCGTGGCCCTGTGCTGTGCCTGGTCGGTCCTCCGGGGGTCGGCAAAACTTCCCTGGCGGAGTCGATTGCCAACGCGACCAATCGCAAATTCGTGCGCATGGCCCTCGGTGGTGTGCGTGATGAAGCGGAAATCCGTGGTCATCGCCGGACCTACATCGGTTCGATGCCAGGAAGATTGATACAAAAAATGACAAAGGTGGGTGTGCGCAACCCGCTGTTCCTGCTCGATGAAATCGACAAGATGGGCAGCGACATGCGTGGCGACCCGGCCTCGGCGTTGCTGGAGGTCCTGGACCCCGAGCAGAACCACAACTTCAACGACCATTACCTGGAAGTCGACTACGACCTGTCCGACGTGATGTTCCTGTGCACCTCCAACTCGATGAACATCCCGCCAGCGCTGCTGGACCGGATGGAAGTGATCCGCCTGCCGGGTTACACCGAGGACGAGAAGATCAACATCGCGACCAAGTACCTGTCGCCCAAGCAGATCGAGGCCAACGGCCTGAAGAAGGGCGAGCTGGAGTTCGAGGACGAGGCGATCCGCGACATCATCCGTTACTACACCCGCGAAGCCGGTGTGCGTGGCCTGGAGCGGCAGATTGCCAAGGTTTGCCGCAAGGCGGTGAAAGAGCATGCAGTGGAAAAACGCTTCTCGGTGAAGATCACTTCCGATCTGCTGGAGCACTTCCTGGGTGTGCGTAAATTCCGCTACGGCCTGGCCGAGCAGCAGGATCAGGTAGGGCAGGTGACGGGTCTGGCCTGGACCCAGGTCGGTGGTGAACTGCTGACCATCGAAGCCGCCGTGGTACCGGGCAAGGGGCAACTGATCAAGACCGGTTCCCTGGGCGATGTGATGGTCGAGTCGATCACGGCTGCCCAGACCGTGGTGCGCAGCCGGGCCAAGAGCCTGGGCATTCCGCTGGATTTCCACGAGAAACGCGATACTCATATCCACATGCCGGAGGGCGCTACGCCGAAGGACGGCCCTAGTGCTGGTGTAGGAATGTGTACCGCTCTGGTGTCGGCGCTGACCGGTATTCCTGTACGCGCAGATGTCGCCATGACGGGTGAGATTACCCTGCGGGGCCAGGTGTTGGCGATTGGCGGCCTGAAGGAAAAATTGTTGGCCGCTCATCGTGGCGGGATCAAGACCGTGATCATTCCAGAAGAGAATGTGCGTGATCTGAAGGAAATTCCTGACAATATTAAGCAGGATCTTCAGATTAAACCGGTTAAATGGATTGACGAAGTCCTGCAAATTGCGCTGCAATACGCCCCGGAGCCCTTGCCAGATGTGGTTCCGGAGATCGTCGCGAAGGACGAGAAACGCGATGCGGATTCCAAGGAAAGAATCAGTACCCATTAG
- a CDS encoding HU family DNA-binding protein, translating to MNKSELIDAIAASADIPKAAAGRALDAVIESVTGALKAGDSVVLVGFGTFSVTDRPARTGRNPQTGKTLEIPAAKKPGFKAGKALKEAVN from the coding sequence GTGAACAAGTCGGAACTGATTGATGCTATCGCTGCATCTGCTGATATCCCGAAAGCTGCTGCTGGCCGTGCGCTGGACGCAGTAATCGAATCCGTCACTGGCGCTCTGAAGGCTGGCGACTCCGTTGTACTGGTTGGCTTCGGTACTTTCTCCGTGACTGATCGTCCTGCTCGCACTGGTCGCAACCCACAGACCGGTAAGACGCTGGAAATTCCTGCTGCCAAAAAGCCAGGTTTCAAGGCTGGCAAAGCACTGAAAGAAGCGGTCAACTGA
- a CDS encoding SurA N-terminal domain-containing protein, with protein sequence MLQNIRDNSQGWIAKTIIGAIVLLMALTGFDAIFRATSTSQDAAKVNGEEITQNELSQAVDMQRRQLMQQLGKDFDPALLDEKMLRESALKGLIDRKLLLQGAEKSKFAFSDAALDQVILLTPEFQVDGKFNSDRFDQVIRQLGYSRMQFRQMLAQEMLIGQVRAGLAGSGFVTDTQVLAFARLEKQTRDFSSLIVKSDPAAVKLTDDEVKAYYDKHAQEFMTPDQVVIDYLELKKSSFFDQVSVKDEDLQALYKKETSNLAEQRRAAHILIEVNDKVTDAQAKAKIEEIQQRLAKGEDFAALAKQFSQDPGSANNGGDLGFAGPDVYDPAFEKALYALNKGQVSGPVRSEFGYHLIKLLGVESPEVPTFASLKDKLTRELKAQQVEQRFVEATKQLEDSSFEASDLAQPAQDLNLKVQTSAPFGREGGEGIAANRAVVTAAFSPEVLNEGANSSAIDLDPDTVVVLRAKEHHKPEQLPLESVDASIRKQLTKEHATAAAKVKADELIASLREGKALPAGQSWKVQEAVTRGQEGVDPAVLQALFRMPKPVAKGKPTFDTVTLADGNLVIISLNGVNEGAAPTDQEKASYRRFLASRIGQQDFAAYRKQLESEAQIKRF encoded by the coding sequence ATGCTGCAAAATATCAGGGACAATTCACAAGGCTGGATTGCCAAGACCATCATCGGGGCCATCGTTCTATTGATGGCACTGACCGGCTTTGATGCCATTTTCCGGGCCACCTCCACCAGTCAGGATGCGGCCAAGGTCAACGGTGAAGAAATCACCCAGAACGAGCTGAGTCAGGCGGTCGACATGCAACGTCGCCAACTGATGCAGCAACTGGGCAAGGATTTCGATCCAGCGCTGCTGGATGAAAAAATGCTTCGCGAATCGGCCCTCAAGGGGCTGATCGATCGCAAACTGCTGCTGCAGGGCGCCGAAAAGTCGAAATTCGCCTTCTCCGACGCGGCCCTGGACCAGGTTATCCTGCTGACGCCTGAATTTCAGGTGGATGGCAAGTTCAATTCCGATCGTTTCGACCAGGTGATTCGTCAACTGGGCTACAGCCGTATGCAGTTCCGCCAGATGCTGGCTCAGGAAATGCTCATCGGCCAAGTGCGCGCCGGTCTGGCAGGCAGTGGTTTCGTGACCGATACCCAGGTGCTGGCCTTTGCCCGCCTGGAGAAGCAGACCCGCGATTTCTCTTCGTTGATCGTCAAGAGTGACCCGGCTGCCGTCAAGCTGACCGATGACGAAGTCAAGGCCTACTACGACAAGCATGCCCAGGAGTTCATGACCCCGGACCAGGTCGTCATCGACTATCTGGAGTTGAAGAAGTCCTCTTTCTTCGACCAGGTCAGCGTCAAGGATGAAGATCTGCAGGCGCTGTACAAGAAAGAAACCTCGAACCTGGCTGAGCAACGTCGCGCGGCGCACATCCTGATCGAAGTGAACGACAAGGTCACCGATGCCCAGGCGAAGGCGAAGATCGAAGAGATCCAGCAGCGTCTGGCCAAGGGTGAGGACTTCGCGGCCCTGGCCAAGCAGTTTTCGCAGGACCCGGGTTCGGCCAACAACGGTGGTGACCTCGGTTTCGCCGGTCCTGACGTCTACGATCCAGCCTTCGAAAAAGCGCTGTATGCCTTGAACAAGGGTCAGGTATCGGGCCCGGTGCGCAGCGAGTTCGGCTACCACCTGATCAAGTTGCTGGGCGTCGAATCACCTGAAGTGCCGACCTTCGCCAGCCTCAAGGACAAGTTGACTCGCGAGCTGAAGGCCCAGCAGGTCGAGCAGCGTTTCGTCGAGGCGACCAAGCAGCTCGAAGACTCCTCGTTCGAGGCTTCCGATCTGGCCCAGCCAGCTCAGGATCTGAACCTGAAGGTGCAGACCAGTGCGCCATTCGGTCGTGAAGGTGGTGAAGGCATTGCGGCCAATCGCGCCGTGGTGACGGCCGCGTTCAGCCCGGAAGTGCTGAATGAAGGTGCCAACAGCAGCGCCATCGACCTGGACCCGGACACTGTCGTCGTCTTGCGTGCCAAGGAGCACCACAAGCCGGAGCAACTGCCGCTGGAGAGCGTGGATGCGAGCATTCGCAAGCAATTGACCAAGGAGCACGCCACGGCGGCCGCCAAGGTCAAGGCTGACGAACTGATCGCCAGTCTGCGTGAAGGCAAGGCGTTGCCAGCGGGTCAGTCCTGGAAGGTGCAGGAAGCCGTTACCCGTGGTCAGGAAGGTGTTGATCCGGCGGTGCTGCAGGCACTGTTCCGCATGCCCAAGCCTGTTGCCAAGGGCAAGCCGACCTTTGATACCGTGACGCTGGCCGATGGCAACCTCGTCATCATCAGCCTCAATGGCGTCAACGAAGGCGCTGCGCCGACCGATCAGGAGAAGGCGTCCTACCGTCGCTTCCTCGCTTCGCGTATCGGTCAGCAGGACTTCGCCGCGTACCGCAAGCAACTGGAAAGCGAAGCGCAGATCAAGCGCTTCTGA
- the tnpC gene encoding IS66 family transposase, translating to MTFSPNLDQMTPEQLRALAAQALQLQSQVEAMSRKIQNDETIIEQLTYEIALLKRHKFAKRSEQISPAQGSLLDDLLDTDLEAIEAELKQLLPASSQAEPRQSPKRAPLPPQFPRTVIRHEPENTQCACGCQLQRIGEDVSEKLDYTPGVFTVEQHVRGKWACRQCETLIQAPVPAQVIDKGIPTAGLLAHVMVAKFADHLPLYRQEKIFGRAGLAIARSTLAQWVGQTGVRLQPLVDALREAVLNQGVIHADETPVQMLAPGEKKTHRAYVWAYSTTPFSALKAVVYDFSPSRAGEHARNFLGDWNGKLVCDDFAGYKAGFEQGITEIGCMAHARRKFFDLHVANKSQLAEQALHSISGLYEVERQARDMSDEDRWRIRQEMAVPIFKKLHDWMLAQRDLVPNGSATAKALDYSLKRWVALTRYLDDGAVPIDNNQVENQIRPWALGRSNWLFAGSLRSGKRAAAIMSLIQSARMNGHDPYAYLKDVLARLPTQRASEIGQLLPHQWVPA from the coding sequence ATGACTTTCTCGCCCAACCTCGACCAGATGACCCCGGAACAGCTTCGTGCCTTGGCGGCACAGGCGTTGCAGTTGCAGTCCCAAGTCGAGGCGATGAGCAGAAAGATCCAGAACGATGAAACCATCATCGAGCAGCTCACTTACGAAATTGCCCTGCTCAAACGCCACAAGTTTGCCAAGCGCAGCGAGCAAATCAGTCCGGCGCAAGGCAGCTTGCTGGATGACCTGCTCGATACAGACCTTGAAGCTATCGAGGCAGAGCTGAAACAGCTCCTCCCAGCTTCGTCACAGGCCGAGCCACGGCAATCCCCCAAACGTGCGCCATTGCCACCGCAGTTTCCACGCACGGTGATTCGTCACGAACCGGAAAACACTCAGTGCGCTTGTGGCTGCCAACTTCAACGCATCGGCGAAGACGTTAGCGAGAAGCTGGATTACACGCCAGGCGTGTTTACCGTCGAGCAGCATGTACGTGGTAAATGGGCCTGCCGTCAGTGCGAAACACTGATCCAAGCGCCGGTGCCAGCGCAGGTTATCGACAAAGGTATCCCGACCGCAGGCTTGCTGGCCCACGTAATGGTGGCCAAGTTTGCCGATCACTTGCCGCTGTACCGGCAGGAGAAAATTTTTGGCCGCGCCGGGCTGGCAATCGCTCGCTCGACCTTGGCCCAGTGGGTCGGACAAACCGGTGTGCGGCTCCAGCCGCTTGTCGATGCACTGCGTGAAGCCGTGCTGAACCAAGGTGTGATTCACGCTGATGAAACACCGGTGCAAATGCTTGCGCCGGGTGAGAAGAAAACCCACCGAGCCTATGTCTGGGCCTACAGCACGACGCCGTTTTCGGCGCTCAAAGCTGTGGTTTACGATTTCAGCCCAAGCCGTGCAGGCGAACATGCGCGCAACTTCCTGGGCGACTGGAACGGCAAGTTGGTCTGCGATGACTTCGCTGGCTACAAAGCAGGTTTTGAGCAAGGCATCACTGAAATCGGCTGCATGGCCCACGCCCGTCGCAAGTTTTTCGACCTGCATGTTGCGAACAAAAGTCAGTTGGCCGAACAAGCGCTGCACTCGATCAGCGGCTTGTACGAAGTCGAGCGCCAAGCGCGGGACATGAGTGATGAAGATCGTTGGCGAATACGTCAGGAAATGGCGGTACCGATCTTCAAAAAACTGCATGACTGGATGTTGGCCCAGCGCGACTTGGTGCCCAACGGATCAGCCACGGCCAAAGCCCTCGACTACAGCCTGAAACGCTGGGTAGCGCTGACGCGCTACCTGGACGATGGAGCTGTGCCGATCGATAACAATCAGGTCGAGAACCAGATACGGCCATGGGCACTCGGGCGCTCGAACTGGCTGTTTGCCGGGTCGCTGCGCAGTGGTAAACGGGCGGCTGCAATCATGAGCCTGATCCAGTCGGCACGCATGAATGGGCATGATCCGTATGCCTATCTCAAAGATGTGCTGGCGCGGCTGCCGACACAGCGGGCCAGTGAGATCGGGCAGTTGCTGCCGCATCAGTGGGTGCCTGCCTAA
- the tnpB gene encoding IS66 family insertion sequence element accessory protein TnpB (TnpB, as the term is used for proteins encoded by IS66 family insertion elements, is considered an accessory protein, since TnpC, encoded by a neighboring gene, is a DDE family transposase.), translating to MIRINAIWLATEPMDMRAGTETALARVIAVFGAAKPHCAYLFANRRANRMKVLVHDGVGVWLAARRLNQGKFHWPGIRHGCEVELDSEQLQALVLGLPWQRVGAGGVISML from the coding sequence ATGATCCGCATCAATGCGATCTGGCTGGCCACCGAGCCGATGGATATGCGCGCCGGTACCGAAACCGCATTAGCCCGGGTGATAGCGGTGTTCGGTGCGGCGAAGCCGCACTGCGCTTATCTGTTCGCCAATCGCCGGGCTAACCGGATGAAGGTGCTGGTGCATGATGGTGTGGGCGTCTGGCTTGCCGCGCGGCGCCTGAATCAAGGCAAGTTTCACTGGCCCGGCATTCGCCACGGCTGCGAGGTCGAACTCGACAGCGAACAACTCCAGGCGTTGGTACTGGGTTTGCCGTGGCAGCGAGTCGGCGCGGGTGGCGTGATCAGCATGCTGTAA
- the tnpA gene encoding IS66-like element accessory protein TnpA yields the protein MRQRSSYPKPFKAQVVQECLQPGATVSSVAISHGINANVIRKWMPLYRDQPAATSLPAFVPLKAAPKRPAEASVIIELPMAGQVITVKWPTSDPEGCAQFIQAVAQ from the coding sequence ATGCGCCAACGAAGCTCTTATCCGAAACCGTTCAAAGCCCAGGTCGTTCAGGAATGCCTGCAACCTGGGGCAACCGTGTCGAGTGTTGCCATCAGCCACGGCATCAATGCCAATGTCATCCGCAAATGGATGCCGCTCTATCGAGACCAGCCTGCAGCGACTTCACTACCGGCATTCGTTCCGCTAAAAGCCGCACCTAAACGGCCAGCCGAAGCGTCAGTGATCATCGAGTTGCCCATGGCCGGCCAAGTGATCACAGTGAAATGGCCAACCTCAGATCCCGAGGGCTGCGCGCAATTTATACAGGCTGTGGCCCAATGA
- a CDS encoding ABC transporter ATP-binding protein: MNQDNLIEIRDLAVEFVVGEHRQRVVESVSFDIRRGETLALVGESGSGKSVTAHSILRLLPYPLAHHPSGSIQYAGQDLLTLKEKTLRHIRGNRIAMIFQEPMTSLNPLHSIEKQINEILAIHKGLTGKVATRRTLELLELVGIPEPHKRLKALPHELSGGQRQRVMIAMALANEPELLIADEPTTALDVTVQLKILDLLKELQARLGMALLLISHDLNLVRRIANRVCVMQQGRIVEQADCEQLFCQPQHPYTCELLSAEPRGEPATNPAGAPLLEVEDLKVWFPIRKGLLRRTVDHVKAVDGINFSLPQGQTLGIVGESGSGKSTLGLAILRLIGSQGEIRFEGQSLNCLSQQQVRPLRREMQVVFQDPFGSLSPRMCVSEIVGEGLRIHKIGTPAEQEQAIIAALKEVGLDPQTRHRYPHEFSGGQRQRIAIARALVLKPALILLDEPTSALDRTVQRQVVELLRSLQIKYNLTYLFISHDLAVVKALSHQLMVVKHGQVVEQGDARQIFEAPQHPYTRQLLKAAFLTPEKAL, from the coding sequence ATGAATCAGGACAATCTGATCGAAATACGCGACCTTGCCGTGGAGTTCGTCGTCGGCGAACACCGCCAGCGGGTGGTCGAGAGCGTCAGCTTCGATATCCGGCGCGGCGAGACCCTGGCCCTGGTCGGTGAAAGCGGCTCAGGCAAGTCGGTAACCGCCCATTCGATCCTGCGCCTGCTGCCCTACCCGCTGGCGCACCACCCCAGCGGCAGTATTCAGTACGCCGGGCAGGATCTGCTGACCCTGAAGGAAAAGACCCTGCGGCACATTCGCGGCAACCGCATCGCGATGATCTTCCAGGAGCCGATGACCTCCTTGAACCCGCTGCACTCGATCGAGAAGCAGATCAACGAGATCCTCGCCATCCACAAGGGCCTGACCGGCAAGGTCGCCACCCGGCGCACTCTGGAGCTGTTGGAGCTGGTGGGCATACCCGAGCCGCACAAACGCCTCAAGGCGCTGCCCCATGAGCTCTCCGGCGGCCAGCGGCAGCGGGTGATGATCGCCATGGCCCTGGCCAACGAGCCGGAACTGCTGATCGCCGACGAACCGACCACGGCACTCGATGTGACCGTGCAACTGAAAATCCTCGATCTGCTCAAGGAACTGCAGGCACGCCTGGGCATGGCCCTGCTGCTGATCAGCCATGACCTCAACCTGGTGCGGCGCATCGCCAACCGGGTCTGTGTGATGCAACAGGGGCGCATCGTCGAACAGGCCGACTGCGAACAGTTGTTCTGCCAACCTCAGCATCCCTACACCTGCGAACTGCTGAGTGCCGAACCCCGCGGCGAGCCGGCGACCAACCCGGCTGGCGCACCGCTGCTGGAAGTCGAGGACCTGAAGGTCTGGTTTCCGATCAGGAAGGGCCTGCTGCGCCGCACCGTGGACCACGTCAAGGCGGTGGACGGCATCAACTTCAGCCTGCCTCAGGGCCAGACCCTGGGTATCGTCGGCGAGAGCGGCTCGGGCAAATCGACCCTGGGCCTGGCGATCCTGCGGCTGATCGGCAGCCAGGGTGAGATCCGTTTCGAAGGCCAGTCCCTGAACTGCCTGTCACAGCAGCAGGTACGCCCCCTGCGCCGGGAAATGCAGGTGGTGTTTCAGGACCCGTTCGGCAGCCTCAGCCCGCGCATGTGTGTCAGCGAAATCGTTGGCGAGGGTCTGCGTATCCACAAGATCGGCACGCCTGCGGAACAGGAGCAGGCGATCATTGCCGCGCTGAAGGAAGTTGGCCTCGATCCACAGACCCGACACCGTTATCCCCACGAGTTCTCCGGTGGACAACGGCAGCGAATCGCCATCGCTCGGGCCCTTGTGCTCAAACCGGCGCTGATCCTGCTCGACGAGCCGACCTCGGCCCTAGACCGCACCGTACAACGCCAGGTGGTTGAGCTGCTGCGCTCGCTGCAGATCAAGTACAACCTGACCTATCTGTTCATCAGCCATGACCTGGCAGTGGTCAAGGCGCTGAGCCACCAGTTGATGGTGGTCAAGCACGGCCAGGTGGTCGAGCAAGGGGACGCACGGCAGATCTTCGAGGCGCCGCAGCATCCCTATACGCGGCAGTTGCTGAAAGCTGCGTTCCTGACACCCGAGAAGGCCTTGTAG
- a CDS encoding ABC transporter permease: protein MQLSPLNRRRFERFKANKRGWWSLWLFLGLFIISLGAELIANDKPLVVHYDGGWYFPALKRYPETTFGGEFPLEANYKSPYIRELLKAKDAWVLWAPIPFSYQSINYDLKVPAPAPPSADNLLGTDDQGRDVLARVIYGFRISVLFALTLTVLSSIIGVVAGALQGFYGGWVDLAGQRFLEIWSGLPVLYLLIILASFVQPNFWWLLGIMLLFSWMSLVDVVRAEFLRGRNLEYVRAARALGMQNGAIMFRHILPNAMVSTMTFMPFILTGAIGTLTALDFLGFGLPPGAPSLGELVAQGKSNLQAPWLGISAFAVLAIMLSLLVFIGESARDAFDPRK, encoded by the coding sequence ATGCAGCTTTCCCCCCTCAATCGCCGGCGCTTCGAGCGTTTCAAGGCCAACAAGCGCGGCTGGTGGTCCCTGTGGCTGTTCCTCGGGCTGTTCATCATCAGTCTCGGTGCCGAACTGATCGCCAACGACAAGCCGCTGGTGGTGCACTACGACGGCGGCTGGTATTTCCCTGCCCTCAAACGCTATCCGGAAACCACCTTCGGCGGCGAATTCCCACTGGAGGCCAACTACAAAAGCCCCTACATCCGCGAACTGCTGAAGGCCAAGGACGCCTGGGTACTGTGGGCACCGATTCCCTTCAGCTACCAGAGCATCAACTACGACCTCAAGGTCCCGGCACCCGCCCCGCCCTCGGCAGACAACCTGCTGGGGACCGACGATCAGGGCCGTGACGTGCTCGCACGGGTGATCTATGGCTTTCGCATCTCGGTGCTGTTCGCCCTGACCCTGACCGTACTGAGTTCAATTATCGGGGTAGTCGCCGGCGCCCTGCAGGGTTTCTACGGCGGTTGGGTCGACCTGGCCGGCCAGCGCTTCCTGGAAATCTGGTCCGGCCTGCCGGTGCTCTACCTGCTGATCATCCTCGCCAGCTTCGTCCAACCGAACTTCTGGTGGTTGCTGGGGATCATGCTGCTGTTTTCCTGGATGAGCCTGGTGGATGTGGTACGTGCCGAGTTCCTCCGTGGCCGCAACCTGGAATACGTGCGCGCAGCACGGGCGCTGGGCATGCAGAATGGCGCGATCATGTTCCGGCACATCCTGCCCAATGCCATGGTTTCGACCATGACTTTCATGCCGTTCATTCTCACTGGCGCGATCGGCACCCTCACCGCCCTGGATTTCCTCGGTTTCGGCCTGCCGCCAGGCGCACCGTCGCTCGGCGAACTGGTCGCTCAGGGCAAATCCAACCTGCAGGCACCATGGCTGGGGATCAGTGCCTTCGCCGTGCTGGCGATCATGCTCAGCCTGCTGGTGTTCATCGGCGAGTCCGCCCGCGATGCCTTCGATCCGAGGAAATGA
- a CDS encoding microcin C ABC transporter permease YejB: MLAYILRRLLLIIPTLFGILLINFVIIQAAPGGPVEQMIAKLEGFEGATSRIAGGGSEVSVAGSSYRGAQGLDPALIKEIEHMYGFDKSAPERLWIMVKNYASLDFGNSFFRDAKVIDLIKEKMPVSISLGLWSTLIMYLVSIPLGIAKATRHGSHFDVWTSSAIIVGYAIPAFLFAILLIVVFAGGSYLDWFPLRGLTSNNFDQLSLLGKVRDYFWHLALPVTALVIGNFATMTLLTKNSFLDEINKQYVVTAKAKGLTQRRVLYGHVFRNAMLLVIAGFPSAFIGIFFTGSLLVEVIFSLDGLGLMSFEAAINRDYPVVFGTLFIFTLLGLVVKLIGDLTYTLVDPRIDFEHREH; this comes from the coding sequence ATGCTGGCTTACATTCTGCGGCGACTGCTGCTGATCATTCCGACCCTGTTCGGCATCCTGCTGATCAACTTCGTCATCATCCAGGCGGCCCCGGGTGGTCCGGTGGAGCAGATGATCGCCAAGCTCGAAGGCTTCGAAGGGGCCACCAGCCGGATCGCCGGCGGCGGCTCGGAAGTCTCGGTAGCCGGTTCCAGCTACCGTGGTGCCCAGGGCCTGGACCCGGCACTGATCAAGGAAATCGAGCACATGTACGGCTTCGACAAGTCGGCGCCGGAACGCTTGTGGATCATGGTCAAGAACTACGCGAGCCTGGATTTCGGCAACAGCTTCTTTCGCGACGCCAAGGTCATCGACCTGATCAAGGAGAAGATGCCGGTGTCGATCTCCCTCGGCTTGTGGAGCACATTGATCATGTACCTGGTGTCGATCCCGCTGGGGATTGCCAAGGCGACCCGGCATGGCAGTCATTTCGATGTCTGGACCAGTTCGGCAATCATCGTCGGTTATGCGATTCCGGCGTTCCTGTTCGCCATCCTATTGATCGTGGTCTTCGCCGGCGGCAGCTACCTGGACTGGTTCCCGTTGCGCGGTCTGACCTCGAACAACTTTGACCAACTGAGCCTGCTCGGCAAGGTCCGCGACTACTTCTGGCACCTGGCCCTGCCCGTGACCGCCCTGGTGATCGGCAACTTCGCGACCATGACACTGCTGACCAAGAACAGCTTCCTCGATGAAATCAACAAGCAGTACGTGGTCACCGCCAAGGCCAAGGGCCTGACCCAACGCCGCGTGCTCTACGGCCATGTGTTTCGCAACGCGATGTTGCTGGTGATTGCCGGATTTCCCTCGGCCTTCATCGGTATCTTTTTCACCGGATCGCTGCTGGTGGAAGTGATCTTTTCCCTCGACGGTCTTGGCCTGATGAGTTTCGAAGCAGCCATCAACCGCGACTACCCGGTGGTATTCGGCACGCTGTTCATCTTCACCCTGCTGGGCCTGGTGGTGAAATTGATCGGCGACCTGACGTATACCCTGGTCGACCCACGTATCGACTTCGAACATCGGGAGCATTGA